In Ammospiza caudacuta isolate bAmmCau1 chromosome 2, bAmmCau1.pri, whole genome shotgun sequence, a genomic segment contains:
- the LOC131570732 gene encoding fibrinogen-like protein 1 has translation MCVMMHWLLLLLLVSFGSPAPRFSDKDICLLDNNKLRQRLKHLQDLLYLYEMQLKDILENTYHRTKSELFSGNRSEQHETLLPTTSGNLIVYDQDCSAVYGRRSTTSGYYRIRPRADREPFLSFCDMSDGGGWTVIQRRSNGRENFNRKWDDYKLGFGKFQGKNDEYWLGNDHIYDLLARGENSLKIDLMDWHGERRYAIYENFQLANEQENYRLWFGTYSGNAGDALSGGSNFEDQWSASHRGMQFTTFDKDHDQFLAGNCASENKGGWWFNRCHAVNLNGRYYKRGRYSGPHDDGLVWSTWHGMWYSLKYSAMKIRPPFFIDRESGDGDNSQAS, from the exons ATGTGTGTGATGATGCACTggttgctgctgctccttctggtCAGCTTTGGCTCACCTGCACCCAGGTTTTCG GACAAAGATATCTGCCTCCTAGACAACAATAAATTAAGACAAAGGTTAAAACACCTTCAAGATTTGCTTTACTTATATGAAATGCAGCTGAAGGACATACTGGAGAACACTTACCACAGGACGAAAAGTGAACTGTTCTCAGGCAACAGGAGTGAGCAGCATGAGACGCTTTTACCCACAACCAGTGGAAATTTGATAGTGTATGACCAAG ATTGCTCTGCAGTGTATGGCCGGAGGAGCACCACGAGTGGCTACTACCGCATCAGGCCCAGGGCGGACCGAGAGCCCTTCCTGTCATTCTGTGACATGTCCGATGGCGGGGGCTGGACCGTCATCCAGCGGCGCAGCAACGGCAGGGAGAACTTCAACAG GAAATGGGATGATTAcaaactgggatttgggaaattCCAGGGCAAGAATGATGAATACTGGCTGGGAAATGACCACATCTATGACCTGCTTGCTAGAG GAGAGAACTCATTAAAGATTGACCTGATGGACTGGCATGGGGAAAGACGTTATGCAATCTATGAAAATTTCCAGCTTGCAAATGAGCAG GAAAATTATAGGTTATGGTTTGGCACCTATTCTGGTAATGCTGGCGACGCTCTGTCTGGTGGGAGCAATTTTGAAGATCAGTGGTCAGCTTCTCACAGAGGGATGCAGTTCACCACATTTGATAAGGATCACGATCAGTTCCTGGCAGGCAACTGTGCATCAGAGAACAAGGGTGGCTGGTGGTTTAACAG GTGCCATGCTGTGAACCTCAATGGGCGATACTACAAAAGAGGGAGGTACAGTGGACCCCATGATGACGGCTTGGTTTGGTCGACATGGCACGGGATGTGGTACTCACTGAAATACTCAGCCATGAAAATCAGGCCTCCATTCTTTATCGACAGAGAGAGCGGAGATGGTGACAACAGTCAGGCCAGCTGA